Within the Clostridia bacterium genome, the region CTGGTGGGCGTGCACCCGTTCGGCGGCTTCAACATGTCCGGGACCGACTCGAAGGCGGGAGGTCCGGACTACCTGCTCTCCTTCATGCAGGCGAAGGCGATCTCAGAGCGGTTGTGAGGTTCCGCGAAGCAAGAGAGCGGGAGCGGGCGCCGGCGCGGCCGGCGCCCGTTTTTCACGCGTCGAGGAGCTTGCGGCGCAGGGCCACGACGGGCCAGGGCAACGCGATTAGCGCGGCGGCGAAGAGCCAGAGCAGGTCGTGCCACCAGCCCGGCGAGAGCTGCCCGAGCGTCAGCGCGCGCGTGACGTTGACGAGGTGATAGAGCGGCGTGAACCAGATGACCTTCTGCGCCAGGGCGGGCAGATTGCTGACGGGGAAGAAGATGCCGGAGAACATGAACATCGGCGTGATCACGAGCGTGAAGTAGTAGAAGAGATGATCCTCCAGCCGCGCCGCGGCCGCCACGACCAGCGCCGGCGAGGTGAAGATGAGGCCGGGCAGGATCATGAGCGGCAGGACCCACACGGCCAGCCACGACCGGACCAGCCCCAGGGCCACGAGCACGAGAAGGAACGTCGACCCGTACAGGAGCGCACGCGTGCACTCCCACAGATACTCGCCGCCGGCGATCGCCTCGACGCTGAGCGGACCGGTGATCATCGCGTCGTAGACGCCCTCGCGGTGCAGGCGGTTGAAGCCGGAGAAGGCCATGTCGAAGGTGACGCCCATCATCACCGTGGACGCGAGCAGGCCCGGGCCGATGTACGCGGCGAACGGCACGTTGTCCAGCGACGTGACGTAGGTCCCCAGGCCGAACCCCAGGGCCAGCAGGTTCATGAACGGCTCGCCGAAGTTGAGCAGCACGCTGGTCTTGTAGATCTTCAGCCAGGCGATGGCGTTCCGCTCCCAGACCCGCCAGGCCTGCCAGTCAAAGCGCGGAAGGGGCCATGCCCGCCGCGCGGAGGTGAAGGTCGCCGGCATCGTCGTCGAGGTCCCTCCCCGTCAGCGCGAGGAACACGTCCTCGAGGTTCGTCTGGCGCGCCAGGTACCGCGGCGGTTGCGGCGAGGCGTGAAGCTTCTCCAGCAGCGACGGCGCGTCGTCGGTGTACAGGAAGACGGCGCTCCCGATGCGGAGCTGCCGGCGGACGAGCGCGGCCGGCAACGCTGCGCCGTGGGCCTCGTGCCAGTCGGCGGGCAGCTCGATGGCGCTTTGGCCGACGTGCTCCTCCACAAGGCTCTGCGGCGGCCCCTCGGCGAGGATCCGGCCGTGGTCCATCACGACGAGGCGGTTGCACAGGCGGTGCGCCTCGTCCATGTAGTGCGTCGTCAGGATCAGCGTGACGCCGCTCTCCTTGAGCTGCTGCAGCTTCTGCCAGATGGCGTGGCGGGCGGCCGGGTCGAGGCCGGTGGTGGGCTCGTCGAGGACGACGAGTTCCGGCTCGTGCAGGAGCGCCCGTGCGATCACGAGGCGCCGCTGCATGCCTCCGGACAGCTCGTCGACGCGCTGGGCGGCCACCTCCTGCAGGCCGACGAACGCCAGCCAGCGGTCGGCGCGACGGCGCGCCTCCGCGCGCGTCATGCCGTAGAATCGGGCGAACAGCTCGAGGTTCTCCCGCACGGTGAGCTCGCTGTCGAGGTTGGACTCCTGCGGGACGACGCCCACCCTGAGCTTGATCTGGCGCGAGTCCCGCGCGGCGTCGAGGCCGAGCACGGTGAGCCGGCCGCCGGAAACCTCCGTGCGGCCGTACAGCATGCGCATCGTGGAGCTCTTGCCGGCGCCGTTGGGGCCGAGGAAACCGAAGCACTCCCCGCGGCGCACGTCGAAGTCGATGCCGCGGACGGCCACGAACTCCCCGTAGCGCTTCGTCAGGCCGCGGGCCGTGACGGCGAGCTCGGAAGCAGGCGGGCCGGCCGTGG harbors:
- a CDS encoding ABC transporter ATP-binding protein gives rise to the protein MSRSAGLDTRAAPSCESTPVTISSGVEVSAVESLAPTAGPPASELAVTARGLTKRYGEFVAVRGIDFDVRRGECFGFLGPNGAGKSSTMRMLYGRTEVSGGRLTVLGLDAARDSRQIKLRVGVVPQESNLDSELTVRENLELFARFYGMTRAEARRRADRWLAFVGLQEVAAQRVDELSGGMQRRLVIARALLHEPELVVLDEPTTGLDPAARHAIWQKLQQLKESGVTLILTTHYMDEAHRLCNRLVVMDHGRILAEGPPQSLVEEHVGQSAIELPADWHEAHGAALPAALVRRQLRIGSAVFLYTDDAPSLLEKLHASPQPPRYLARQTNLEDVFLALTGRDLDDDAGDLHLRAAGMAPSAL
- a CDS encoding ABC transporter permease, whose amino-acid sequence is MPATFTSARRAWPLPRFDWQAWRVWERNAIAWLKIYKTSVLLNFGEPFMNLLALGFGLGTYVTSLDNVPFAAYIGPGLLASTVMMGVTFDMAFSGFNRLHREGVYDAMITGPLSVEAIAGGEYLWECTRALLYGSTFLLVLVALGLVRSWLAVWVLPLMILPGLIFTSPALVVAAAARLEDHLFYYFTLVITPMFMFSGIFFPVSNLPALAQKVIWFTPLYHLVNVTRALTLGQLSPGWWHDLLWLFAAALIALPWPVVALRRKLLDA